A genomic segment from Bradyrhizobium sp. ISRA430 encodes:
- a CDS encoding fatty acid desaturase family protein, whose translation MTALRMRARDFLTEDQLVDVRQRVTWKGVALIAHAWALILGAIALVAWWPNPLTYVFAVAIIGSRQLGLAILMHDGAHGCLSADEKTNLALSQWFCAYPLFAETRRYRRYHLQHHARTQQEDDPDLVLSAPFPITRLSYRRKFIRDITGQTGYQQRKAQLLNALGPKDWPWRQRAAHFWEKLGPQCVVNAAIFAALAAAGVWWAYPLLWLVPLLTWMMVITRIRNIAEHAVVPDSSDPLRNTRTTHANFLERLFIAPYYVNYHLEHHLLFYVPCYNLPKVHRLLSESRHAGRMEVQPNYAAVLRLATAKPDHEDRPGQLVNSARRARAGAEVDANQTAGGF comes from the coding sequence ATGACCGCGCTTCGCATGCGTGCCCGCGATTTCCTCACCGAGGACCAGCTCGTCGATGTGCGCCAGCGTGTCACCTGGAAAGGAGTTGCGCTGATCGCGCACGCCTGGGCGCTGATTCTCGGCGCGATCGCGCTCGTCGCCTGGTGGCCCAATCCACTGACTTATGTTTTCGCGGTCGCCATCATCGGCTCGCGCCAGCTCGGGCTTGCGATCCTCATGCATGACGGCGCGCATGGCTGCCTGTCCGCCGACGAGAAGACCAACCTCGCACTGAGCCAGTGGTTCTGCGCCTATCCGCTCTTTGCAGAGACGCGCAGATATCGCCGCTATCACCTTCAGCATCACGCGCGCACCCAGCAGGAGGATGATCCCGATCTCGTGCTGTCGGCGCCGTTTCCGATCACCAGGCTGAGCTATCGCCGCAAGTTCATTCGCGACATCACCGGGCAGACCGGCTACCAGCAGCGCAAGGCACAATTGCTCAACGCGCTCGGCCCGAAGGACTGGCCGTGGCGCCAACGCGCCGCGCATTTCTGGGAGAAGCTCGGGCCGCAATGTGTCGTCAATGCCGCGATATTCGCGGCGCTTGCCGCGGCCGGCGTATGGTGGGCCTATCCGCTGCTATGGCTGGTGCCGCTTTTGACCTGGATGATGGTCATCACCCGCATCCGCAACATCGCCGAGCACGCTGTCGTTCCTGATAGCAGCGATCCCCTGCGCAACACCCGCACCACGCATGCGAATTTTCTCGAGCGTCTGTTCATCGCCCCGTACTACGTGAACTATCACCTCGAGCACCATCTCTTGTTCTATGTGCCCTGCTACAACCTGCCGAAGGTGCATCGCCTGCTGAGCGAGAGCCGGCATGCCGGCCGCATGGAGGTGCAGCCGAATTACGCCGCTGTGCTGCGGCTTGCCACGGCAAAGCCCGACCATGAGGATCGTCCCGGCCAGCTCGTGAACAGCGCGCGCCGCGCGCGGGCGGGCGCGGAGGTCGACGCCAACCAGACGGCCGGCGGGTTTTGA
- a CDS encoding TetR/AcrR family transcriptional regulator C-terminal domain-containing protein: MAGKSVQAPFETAGDPKHAARATRSAGRKMRSLLLDAASPLFKERGLSGTSIADIATAANAFPSQITYYFRTKEALFVECACRDLLYLARATEQAALRARSPREYTHALAETVTASDSVAFFAEALTLTRRRQDLAPLVERTIERLHAEGARAYAGQVARHGWRSLRAPDESSRRFWAVAIGVVLEGYAMGRSPEQLCGEMLRVLGEQAKSTDDAARLRLVDDGGASTSQDEES; this comes from the coding sequence ATGGCGGGAAAATCCGTCCAAGCCCCGTTTGAAACGGCCGGCGACCCAAAGCACGCTGCGCGTGCCACGCGCTCGGCTGGTCGCAAGATGCGCTCGCTACTGCTCGACGCGGCGAGCCCGCTGTTCAAGGAGCGGGGGCTGTCCGGTACTTCGATCGCCGACATTGCAACCGCCGCAAACGCCTTCCCGAGCCAGATCACCTATTACTTTCGCACCAAAGAGGCGCTGTTCGTCGAATGCGCCTGCCGCGATCTTCTTTATCTCGCGCGCGCGACCGAGCAGGCGGCGCTGAGGGCGCGCTCGCCTCGGGAGTACACCCATGCGCTAGCGGAAACGGTCACGGCGAGCGATTCGGTTGCCTTCTTCGCCGAGGCGCTGACGTTGACGCGGCGGCGCCAGGATCTCGCGCCGCTGGTCGAACGCACCATCGAACGCCTGCATGCCGAGGGTGCGCGCGCCTATGCGGGGCAGGTGGCGCGGCATGGCTGGCGCTCCCTGCGCGCACCGGACGAAAGCTCCCGGCGATTCTGGGCCGTCGCGATCGGCGTCGTCCTCGAAGGTTACGCCATGGGCCGCTCACCCGAACAGCTCTGCGGCGAGATGCTGCGCGTCCTCGGCGAGCAGGCGAAATCGACAGACGATGCCGCGCGCCTGCGCCTCGTCGACGACGGCGGCGCTTCAACCTCTCAGGACGAGGAGAGTTAG
- the rpsF gene encoding 30S ribosomal protein S6 → MPLYEHVFLARQDASPQQVEELTTQMTGIVEGLGGKVTKTENWGVRSLTYRMNKNRKAHFVLLNIDAPSAAIAEIERQERISEDVIRYLSIRVEELEEGPSAMMRKADRDRERDDRGGGFRGEREGGFRGDREGGFRGDRGPRRPREEAETTTDEE, encoded by the coding sequence ATGCCTCTTTATGAGCATGTTTTTCTCGCGCGTCAGGACGCGAGCCCGCAGCAGGTGGAAGAGCTGACCACGCAGATGACCGGGATCGTCGAAGGTCTCGGCGGCAAGGTCACCAAGACCGAGAACTGGGGCGTGCGCTCCCTCACCTACCGCATGAACAAGAACCGCAAGGCGCACTTCGTGCTGCTCAACATCGACGCGCCGTCGGCGGCGATCGCCGAGATCGAGCGCCAGGAGCGCATCAGTGAAGACGTGATCCGCTATCTCAGCATCCGCGTCGAGGAGCTCGAGGAAGGCCCGTCCGCGATGATGCGCAAGGCTGATCGCGATCGCGAGCGCGACGACCGTGGCGGCGGCTTCCGCGGCGAGCGTGAAGGCGGCTTCCGTGGCGACCGTGAGGGTGGCTTCCGCGGTGACCGCGGTCCGCGCCGCCCCCGCGAGGAAGCCGAAACCACGACGGATGAGGAGTAA
- the rpsR gene encoding 30S ribosomal protein S18, whose protein sequence is MAEAGARRPFFRRRKTCPFTGPNAPKIDYKDSKLLMRYVSERGKIVPSRITAVSAKKQRELARAIKRARFLGLLPYVIR, encoded by the coding sequence ATGGCTGAAGCTGGCGCCCGCCGTCCGTTTTTCCGTCGCCGCAAGACCTGCCCGTTCACGGGTCCGAACGCGCCGAAGATCGACTACAAGGATTCTAAGCTGTTGATGCGCTACGTTTCCGAGCGCGGCAAGATCGTGCCGAGCCGCATCACGGCGGTTTCCGCGAAGAAGCAGCGTGAACTCGCCCGCGCCATCAAGCGCGCGCGATTCCTGGGCCTTCTGCCCTACGTGATCCGCTGA
- a CDS encoding DUF2232 domain-containing protein: MMTFGLIALIAGAASALMFASIVSGALISLVLFYLAPLPLMVVAIGWGPLCASLGGIAAAIGLGALFGLPYCIAFAVTVALPAWWLGHLVLLGRHVGAPPDATESPAEPEIEWYPVGRILLWIAGFATLTAMAALLTLGTDADTITSTLRRGLMRILHTADPQTTGEADQFIDALVRIAPAAAAIISMMTLTLNLWLSAKVTATSGRLRRPWPNLMTAELPTMTLVVLCVALAFCFTGGLLAIVAQITTAALMMAYALAGFAVLHTLTLALKSRAFWLGSAYAVVVVFGWPVIAMVILGLADAVFGVRERFLRNRQPPPLPTP; this comes from the coding sequence ATGATGACCTTTGGACTGATAGCCCTGATCGCCGGCGCTGCGTCGGCCCTAATGTTCGCCTCGATCGTTTCGGGCGCGCTGATCTCGCTGGTCCTGTTCTATCTTGCACCATTGCCGCTGATGGTCGTCGCGATTGGCTGGGGACCGCTTTGCGCGAGCCTTGGCGGTATCGCGGCCGCGATCGGCCTCGGCGCACTGTTCGGCCTTCCCTATTGCATCGCCTTCGCCGTCACCGTCGCACTGCCGGCCTGGTGGCTTGGCCACCTCGTCTTGCTCGGCCGACACGTGGGCGCACCTCCCGACGCCACCGAGTCGCCGGCCGAACCCGAGATCGAATGGTACCCGGTCGGCCGCATCCTGCTGTGGATAGCGGGGTTTGCCACACTGACCGCGATGGCCGCCCTCCTCACGCTCGGCACCGACGCCGACACCATCACCAGCACGTTGCGCCGCGGCCTGATGCGCATCCTCCATACCGCCGATCCGCAGACCACTGGTGAAGCTGACCAGTTCATCGACGCCCTGGTGCGGATCGCACCGGCCGCCGCCGCCATTATCTCGATGATGACGCTCACCCTCAACCTCTGGCTCAGCGCCAAGGTGACCGCGACCTCCGGCCGGCTGCGCCGCCCCTGGCCGAACCTGATGACCGCGGAATTGCCGACCATGACGCTCGTAGTGCTGTGCGTCGCGCTCGCGTTCTGCTTTACCGGCGGGCTGCTCGCAATCGTCGCACAGATCACGACGGCGGCGCTGATGATGGCCTACGCGCTGGCTGGGTTTGCCGTGCTGCACACGCTGACGCTCGCGCTGAAGAGCCGCGCCTTCTGGCTCGGCTCGGCCTACGCCGTCGTCGTCGTGTTCGGATGGCCGGTGATCGCGATGGTGATCCTCGGTCTCGCCGATGCCGTGTTCGGCGTTCGCGAGCGTTTCCTGCGCAACAGGCAACCGCCGCCGCTGCCAACCCCTTAA
- the rplI gene encoding 50S ribosomal protein L9 — translation MEVILLERVNKLGQMGEVVKVRDGYARNFLLKRGKALRATADNRAKYDGMKAELEARNLQAKGEASKVAEKIEGKNIIVIRQASEAGQLFGSVTVRDIVAAFEADGVHLDRPQVQLDAPIKTIGKHTLTVAVHPEVEVEITVTVARSQDEADRINRGEDISTRNEDRDAAAEAIAAAGEFFDPEAQHEELAPAPAAEETEK, via the coding sequence ATGGAAGTCATTCTGCTCGAACGCGTGAACAAGCTCGGCCAGATGGGCGAAGTCGTGAAGGTTCGCGACGGCTATGCCCGCAATTTCCTGCTCAAGCGCGGCAAGGCGCTGCGCGCGACCGCCGACAACCGCGCCAAGTATGACGGCATGAAGGCCGAGCTCGAGGCGCGCAATCTCCAGGCCAAGGGCGAGGCGTCCAAGGTCGCCGAGAAGATCGAAGGCAAGAACATCATCGTGATCCGCCAGGCCTCCGAAGCCGGCCAGCTCTTCGGCTCGGTCACCGTGCGCGACATCGTTGCCGCGTTCGAGGCCGACGGCGTGCACCTCGACCGTCCGCAGGTGCAGCTCGACGCGCCGATCAAGACCATCGGCAAGCACACGCTGACCGTCGCGGTTCACCCAGAGGTCGAAGTCGAGATCACCGTGACGGTCGCGCGCAGCCAGGACGAGGCCGATCGCATCAACCGCGGCGAGGACATCTCGACCCGCAACGAGGACCGCGATGCGGCCGCCGAGGCGATCGCCGCCGCCGGCGAGTTCTTCGATCCGGAAGCCCAGCACGAGGAGCTCGCGCCGGCGCCGGCTGCGGAAGAGACCGAGAAGTAA
- a CDS encoding PaaI family thioesterase, with translation MGTEADPDFAAVAERIHANVGRQGFMNLVGAELSELSRGTCTIAVERRPELLQQHGFFHGGVTAFLVDNATTIAAATSRGQPALTAEYKLNLLAPAVGEKLICRARVIKPGRQVAVVAADVFCLTDGVEKHTATALASIAMLTEDVAAKTKSPAA, from the coding sequence ATAGGAACCGAGGCAGATCCCGATTTCGCAGCCGTAGCGGAGCGCATCCACGCCAATGTCGGTCGGCAGGGCTTCATGAACCTGGTCGGCGCTGAATTGTCAGAGCTGTCGCGCGGCACCTGCACGATTGCGGTGGAACGCCGGCCCGAGCTGCTGCAGCAGCACGGCTTCTTTCATGGCGGCGTCACCGCCTTCCTCGTCGACAACGCCACGACGATTGCGGCGGCGACCTCGCGCGGCCAGCCGGCGCTGACCGCGGAATACAAGCTCAATCTGCTGGCGCCCGCGGTCGGCGAAAAGTTGATCTGCCGGGCGCGGGTGATCAAGCCGGGCCGCCAGGTCGCGGTCGTTGCGGCCGACGTGTTCTGCCTCACCGACGGCGTGGAGAAGCACACGGCGACGGCACTGGCCTCGATCGCGATGCTGACCGAGGACGTTGCCGCGAAAACGAAAAGCCCGGCCGCGTAA
- a CDS encoding TetR/AcrR family transcriptional regulator — MSSGVRDDLLAAGLAVFDRVGFEAATVAAIRARARASNGSFFHAFGSKKQLAGALFLEVLRHYHAAMLKALDPLPDAGQGIDRLIRAHLDWVVLSRREARYLFEISRREWSEDVRDAQRAQNARLAEGIERWRAPLVARGDLLPMTPVMFISQLIGPAQIFCRAFLSGRDRIDPRSEADTLITCAIRALLPPEGINRK; from the coding sequence ATGTCATCCGGCGTGCGTGACGACTTGTTGGCAGCGGGGCTCGCGGTGTTCGATCGCGTCGGCTTCGAGGCTGCGACGGTGGCGGCGATCCGCGCCCGCGCGCGCGCCTCGAACGGCAGCTTCTTCCATGCCTTCGGATCGAAGAAGCAGCTCGCCGGCGCGCTGTTCCTCGAAGTGCTGCGCCATTATCACGCCGCGATGCTCAAAGCGCTCGATCCCCTGCCGGATGCCGGGCAGGGCATAGATCGCCTGATCCGCGCGCATCTCGACTGGGTCGTGTTGAGCCGGCGCGAGGCGCGCTATCTGTTCGAGATCTCCCGCAGAGAATGGAGCGAGGACGTCCGCGACGCCCAGCGCGCGCAGAACGCGCGTCTTGCCGAAGGCATCGAGCGCTGGCGCGCGCCGCTCGTTGCGCGCGGGGATCTCCTGCCGATGACGCCCGTGATGTTCATCAGCCAGCTCATCGGCCCGGCGCAGATATTTTGCCGCGCCTTTCTCTCCGGGCGCGATCGGATCGATCCGCGCAGCGAGGCCGATACTTTGATCACCTGCGCTATCCGCGCGTTGCTGCCGCCCGAGGGTATCAACAGAAAATGA
- a CDS encoding cyclopropane-fatty-acyl-phospholipid synthase family protein, whose product MDRLLRKFLSQFIRRGSMTVTTASGMKFAVGDGSGEPVEVRFVTTDAQRRILINPELGLGEAYMDGEFIVERGTIADVLAILLDQPDVLPQWAKPWWHLRYLTRHLKQFNPRSRSRSNVAHHYDLDGRLYSLFLDADKQYSCAYFETPETSLDDAQLAKKRHIAAKLLVKGGQRVLDIGSGWGGLGLYLAEIAGADVTGVTLSTEQLQVSNARAAEKGLTGSARFLLEDYRDIDGPFDRIVSVGMFEHVGVKFYDTYFKRCAELLSEDGVMLLHSIGRSQGPDSTNPWIAKYIFPGGYIPALSEVFPAIERAGLLVCDIEILRLHYAETLKAWRERFMARREEAVQLYDERFALMWEFYLAACEMTFRKQGMMNFQIQLTRRQGVVPVTRDYIGHEEARLRGLEGGTKPRLRLAGE is encoded by the coding sequence ATGGACCGTTTGTTGCGTAAATTCCTGTCTCAATTCATCCGCCGCGGGTCGATGACGGTGACCACCGCGAGCGGGATGAAATTCGCCGTCGGCGATGGCTCCGGCGAGCCGGTGGAAGTCCGCTTCGTCACCACGGATGCGCAGCGACGGATCCTCATCAATCCCGAACTCGGGCTTGGCGAGGCCTATATGGATGGCGAATTCATCGTCGAGCGCGGCACGATAGCTGATGTCCTCGCGATCCTGCTCGATCAACCCGACGTATTGCCGCAATGGGCAAAACCGTGGTGGCACCTGCGCTACCTGACGCGGCACCTCAAACAGTTCAATCCGCGCTCGCGCTCGCGCAGCAACGTCGCCCATCACTATGATCTCGACGGCCGGCTCTATTCGCTCTTCCTCGATGCCGACAAGCAGTACAGTTGCGCCTATTTCGAGACGCCGGAGACCTCGCTTGACGATGCGCAGCTCGCCAAGAAGCGGCACATCGCGGCAAAGCTCCTGGTCAAGGGCGGGCAACGCGTGCTCGACATCGGCTCGGGCTGGGGCGGGCTTGGCCTCTACCTCGCCGAAATCGCGGGCGCCGACGTCACCGGCGTCACGCTGTCGACAGAACAGTTGCAGGTCTCCAACGCGCGCGCGGCCGAGAAGGGCCTGACCGGATCGGCGCGCTTCCTGCTGGAGGATTATCGCGACATCGACGGGCCATTCGACCGCATCGTCTCGGTCGGAATGTTCGAGCATGTCGGCGTGAAGTTCTATGACACCTATTTCAAGCGCTGCGCCGAGCTGCTAAGCGAGGACGGCGTGATGCTGCTGCACTCGATCGGCCGGTCGCAGGGCCCCGACTCCACCAATCCCTGGATCGCCAAATACATATTCCCCGGCGGTTATATCCCGGCCCTGTCGGAGGTGTTTCCTGCGATCGAGCGAGCTGGGCTCCTGGTCTGCGACATCGAGATCCTGCGCCTGCACTATGCCGAGACGCTCAAGGCCTGGCGGGAGCGGTTCATGGCGCGGCGCGAGGAGGCCGTGCAGCTCTACGACGAGCGTTTCGCGCTGATGTGGGAATTCTATCTCGCAGCCTGCGAGATGACCTTCCGCAAACAGGGCATGATGAACTTCCAGATCCAGCTCACCCGCCGCCAGGGTGTGGTGCCGGTTACGCGGGACTATATCGGACATGAAGAGGCCAGGCTGCGCGGCCTCGAAGGCGGCACCAAGCCCAGACTGAGGCTCGCAGGCGAATAA
- a CDS encoding IS91 family transposase, giving the protein MMAPVLEVADIFRRHGEAFRQARAEHLGRVERRVMGAITACRTAVLGGHVEQCDDCGATRIAYNSCRNRHCPKCQGAARAQWLAERQAELLPVPYFHVVFTLPAPAGEIAFQNKAVVYAILFRCAAETLATIAADPKHLGAQLGVTAVLHTWGQTLQHHPHLHCVVPGGGPSLDGTRWVACRPGFFLPVRVLSRLFRRLFLQELQAAFAAGQLGFFGDLAHLADPAAFTQRLAQLRRTDWVVYAKPPFGGPEQVLAYLGRYTHRVAIANSRLISLADGKVSFSWKDYRQNRKAKVMTLNADEFIRRFLLHTLPDGFHRIRHYGFLANGGRSDKIAFCRQLLTVRNPPTDQEAGDDPLTKWKIPVCPHCGGTMRRVDVVPRACARDHPFRCDTS; this is encoded by the coding sequence CTGATGGCTCCGGTTCTGGAAGTGGCGGATATCTTCCGCCGCCACGGCGAAGCGTTTCGGCAAGCCCGTGCCGAGCATCTGGGCCGCGTCGAGCGGCGCGTCATGGGCGCGATCACGGCATGCCGGACGGCTGTGCTCGGCGGCCACGTCGAGCAGTGCGATGACTGCGGCGCCACACGCATTGCCTACAACTCCTGTCGCAATCGGCATTGCCCGAAGTGCCAGGGCGCGGCGCGCGCGCAATGGCTCGCCGAACGGCAAGCCGAACTCCTTCCCGTACCGTATTTCCACGTCGTCTTCACCCTGCCGGCCCCCGCCGGAGAGATCGCCTTCCAGAACAAGGCCGTCGTCTACGCCATCCTGTTCCGCTGCGCGGCCGAGACGCTCGCCACCATCGCGGCCGACCCCAAGCATCTCGGCGCTCAGCTCGGCGTGACCGCCGTCCTCCACACCTGGGGCCAGACCCTGCAACACCATCCGCATCTCCACTGCGTCGTGCCCGGCGGTGGACCCTCGCTCGACGGCACACGCTGGGTCGCTTGCCGGCCCGGCTTCTTCCTGCCAGTACGCGTCCTCTCCCGGTTGTTCCGCCGCCTGTTTCTGCAAGAGCTGCAAGCTGCCTTCGCGGCTGGCCAGTTGGGTTTCTTTGGCGATCTCGCGCATCTGGCGGATCCCGCCGCGTTCACCCAACGCCTCGCTCAACTCCGACGGACCGACTGGGTCGTCTATGCCAAGCCGCCATTCGGCGGCCCCGAACAGGTGCTGGCTTATCTCGGCCGCTATACGCATCGCGTCGCCATCGCCAACAGCCGGCTGATCTCGCTTGCCGACGGCAAGGTCAGCTTTTCCTGGAAGGACTATCGGCAGAATCGCAAAGCCAAAGTGATGACGCTTAATGCCGATGAGTTCATTCGTCGCTTTCTCCTGCACACCCTGCCGGACGGCTTCCACCGCATCCGCCACTATGGTTTCCTCGCCAATGGCGGACGCAGCGATAAAATCGCCTTCTGCCGTCAACTCCTTACTGTCCGCAACCCTCCGACTGATCAAGAAGCCGGCGACGATCCCCTCACCAAATGGAAGATCCCCGTCTGCCCGCATTGTGGCGGCACCATGCGGCGCGTCGATGTCGTCCCGCGAGCCTGCGCCCGCGACCATCCGTTTCGTTGTGATACGTCATGA
- a CDS encoding site-specific integrase, which translates to MAEISPLRRRMIEDMTVRNLSPATQQSYLNAVAKLSRYFGRSPDRLDLEDIRAFQVHLVATGMSWPALNQIVCALRFFYGVTLGHDTVPERIAYARKPRKLPVVLSADEVVRFLEAIPSLKSRTALTTVYAAGLRVSEVVLLKVVDIDSQRMLIRVEHGKGGKDRYVMLSPQLLRILRTYWRLTRPKRWLFPGRDDERPLVPNVLHAACRSACAAAGLSKSVTVHTLRHTFATHLLENGADVRIIQVLLGHASLASTARYTQVATKTISNTPSPLDRLRLEVVPPG; encoded by the coding sequence TGATCGAGGACATGACGGTCCGCAATCTGTCACCGGCGACGCAGCAATCCTACCTCAACGCCGTAGCGAAGTTGAGCCGATATTTCGGTCGTTCTCCTGACCGCCTCGACCTGGAGGATATCCGTGCCTTCCAGGTTCATCTGGTTGCGACGGGGATGTCCTGGCCGGCGCTGAACCAGATCGTTTGCGCACTGCGGTTCTTCTACGGTGTGACCCTTGGTCATGACACCGTTCCGGAGCGCATCGCCTATGCGCGTAAACCGCGCAAACTGCCGGTCGTGCTGAGCGCCGACGAGGTCGTGCGCTTCCTGGAAGCAATCCCAAGCCTCAAGAGCCGTACCGCGCTGACCACCGTCTATGCCGCAGGCTTGCGCGTATCGGAAGTGGTCCTCTTGAAGGTTGTCGACATTGATAGCCAACGGATGTTGATCCGGGTCGAGCACGGCAAGGGCGGCAAGGACCGTTACGTTATGCTCTCGCCGCAGCTTTTGAGGATTCTGCGGACGTATTGGCGGCTCACTCGGCCAAAGCGATGGCTGTTTCCCGGCCGAGACGACGAGCGTCCGCTCGTCCCCAACGTGCTGCACGCCGCCTGCCGTTCAGCCTGCGCTGCGGCCGGCTTGAGCAAGTCGGTGACAGTGCATACGCTGCGGCACACATTCGCGACCCATCTCCTGGAGAACGGGGCCGACGTGCGCATCATCCAGGTGCTGCTCGGTCATGCCAGTCTGGCCAGCACGGCGCGCTATACCCAAGTCGCCACCAAGACCATCAGCAATACGCCAAGTCCGCTTGACCGGCTCCGCCTGGAGGTCGTGCCGCCCGGCTGA